A region from the Streptosporangium sp. NBC_01756 genome encodes:
- a CDS encoding NADP-dependent oxidoreductase yields the protein MRAIQIDRHGGPEVLTLREVPEPVATPGTVLVRTIASSLNPVDWKTRAWDIGPAFPMTLGWDLAGIVISAGTSGYRPGDRVIAMSAQVATGLGTWADLVALPERLLAPAPAATSLTEAATLPLAGLTALQALARIRPARGDRLLVTGAAGGVGGLAVQLARRSGAVVDGLVSTAAHVPEVRSLGAETVVHDPGMLESGVYHAVFDTAGAAVEHALAPGGRYVAISDDPLPDVPGAAKSYVQEDGRALAELAALVDSGELRLRVAEHHPVHAVRHAHERFERGGLLGKVVLTF from the coding sequence ATGCGTGCCATCCAGATCGACCGCCATGGCGGCCCGGAGGTCCTCACCCTCCGTGAGGTGCCCGAACCCGTCGCCACCCCCGGGACGGTCCTGGTCCGTACCATCGCGAGCAGTCTCAACCCCGTCGACTGGAAGACCCGCGCCTGGGACATCGGGCCCGCGTTTCCGATGACGCTGGGCTGGGACCTCGCCGGGATCGTGATCTCCGCCGGCACCTCCGGCTACCGGCCCGGTGACCGGGTGATCGCCATGTCCGCACAGGTCGCCACCGGCCTGGGCACCTGGGCCGATCTGGTCGCCCTGCCCGAGCGGCTGCTGGCACCCGCCCCGGCCGCCACGAGCCTGACCGAGGCGGCCACCCTTCCCCTGGCCGGGCTCACCGCCCTGCAGGCCCTGGCCCGGATCCGCCCGGCGCGCGGCGACAGGCTGCTGGTCACCGGTGCCGCCGGAGGGGTGGGCGGGCTCGCCGTACAGCTCGCTCGACGTTCGGGCGCCGTCGTCGACGGTCTGGTCTCCACCGCGGCGCACGTTCCGGAGGTACGGAGTCTGGGCGCGGAGACGGTCGTCCACGACCCCGGCATGCTGGAAAGCGGCGTCTACCATGCGGTGTTCGACACGGCGGGTGCGGCCGTGGAACATGCGCTCGCGCCGGGCGGCCGGTATGTCGCCATCTCCGATGATCCGCTGCCGGACGTACCCGGAGCGGCGAAGAGCTACGTCCAGGAGGACGGCCGGGCGCTCGCGGAGCTGGCCGCCCTCGTGGACTCGGGAGAGCTCCGCCTGCGCGTCGCCGAGCACCACCCCGTGCACGCCGTACGGCATGCCCATGAACGCTTCGAGCGCGGGGGCCTGCTCGGCAAGGTCGTCCTCACCTTCTGA
- a CDS encoding MFS transporter — translation MRRSHLVLLALSVSAFVVGTAEYIIAGLLPQVASDLHISVGAAGQAVTAYALGVVIGGPLVTILTVRLPRKGLALGLMALFAAGSAVCALAPSYEILLAGRVMSSLSHAAFLALSLVVAVSAVPAERAGRAMAFVISGMTVATLLGVPLGTLLGQQAGWRAPFAVLVVLAGAGIVLLALALPRQPATVTDLRREIGVLARRPVIMAIVTTAVGYSGVAAVFTYIAPMLTEITGFAPPVVSALLLAYGTGSVLGNLAAGRLTDRFPSATLRGVFGSLTVLLVLTPFAVLWKPAAVPAVLALGLLATATITPLQGIILRHAGEAPMLAVSVNVGAFNLAIAFGSVVAGVIVADGGLRWTGLAGAVLSALGLGLSYLAVPRRTAHPAAAVPAT, via the coding sequence ATGCGACGCAGTCATCTCGTTCTCCTCGCCCTCAGCGTGAGCGCCTTCGTGGTCGGCACCGCGGAGTACATCATCGCCGGACTTCTCCCGCAGGTCGCGTCCGACCTGCACATATCCGTAGGCGCCGCCGGGCAGGCGGTCACGGCCTACGCGCTCGGCGTCGTCATCGGCGGTCCGCTCGTGACCATCCTGACCGTACGGCTGCCGCGTAAAGGGCTCGCCCTGGGGCTGATGGCGCTGTTCGCCGCGGGCAGCGCCGTCTGCGCCCTCGCCCCGTCCTACGAGATCCTGCTGGCCGGCCGGGTGATGTCCTCGTTGAGCCACGCCGCCTTCCTCGCGCTCTCCCTGGTGGTGGCCGTCAGCGCCGTGCCCGCCGAACGCGCCGGTCGGGCGATGGCCTTCGTCATCTCGGGCATGACGGTCGCCACGCTGCTGGGAGTGCCGCTGGGCACGCTGCTCGGGCAGCAGGCGGGCTGGCGGGCCCCCTTCGCGGTGCTGGTCGTGCTGGCCGGTGCCGGCATCGTCCTGCTGGCCCTGGCCCTGCCCCGGCAGCCCGCCACGGTGACCGACCTCCGGCGGGAGATCGGGGTGCTCGCCAGGAGGCCCGTCATCATGGCGATCGTCACGACGGCCGTCGGCTACTCCGGAGTGGCCGCGGTCTTCACCTACATCGCACCGATGCTGACCGAGATCACCGGGTTCGCCCCACCGGTCGTCTCCGCGCTGCTGCTGGCCTACGGAACGGGCAGCGTCCTGGGCAACCTGGCCGCCGGGCGGCTCACCGACCGCTTCCCCAGCGCCACCCTCCGGGGAGTCTTCGGCTCCCTCACGGTGCTGCTCGTCCTCACCCCGTTCGCCGTGCTCTGGAAGCCGGCGGCGGTGCCGGCCGTACTCGCCCTCGGTCTGCTGGCCACCGCCACCATCACCCCGTTGCAGGGCATCATCCTGCGGCACGCCGGTGAGGCGCCCATGCTGGCGGTCTCCGTCAACGTCGGCGCGTTCAACCTCGCCATCGCGTTCGGTTCGGTCGTCGCCGGGGTCATCGTCGCCGACGGCGGGCTGCGCTGGACCGGTCTGGCCGGTGCGGTGCTCAGCGCGCTCGGCCTCGGGCTGTCCTACCTCGCGGTGCCCCGCCGTACCGCTCACCCGGCCGCGGCCGTCCCCGCCACCTGA
- a CDS encoding ADP-ribosylglycohydrolase family protein, translating to MPLSTDDLPEYRSRVRGCLLGGALGDALGAPVEFESIRRIRERYGPEGLTGLAADWRGKLGLITDDTQMTLFTVEGLIRRPEVAGLRRAYLRWLDTQQYPAPPPANGVIRTGWLREQTWLYSRRAPGNACLSGLRNGQATAPAPFGERGPVNPESKGCGTVMRSAPFGLRAPSPQHAFELAARCAQITHGHPTGYLAAGALAAVVHFLVAGEPLAEAVRRAADLLLTYPRHEETTRALRAAVDLVATGAPGPEKVESLGGAWVAEEALAIAVYCALTYPEAGDLPQALLLAVNHSGDSDSTGAICGNLLGALHGETALPAGWLAQLEGRDVIAELADDFTAQPAGGPGHEKYPRD from the coding sequence GTGCCCCTTTCCACCGACGATCTGCCGGAGTACCGCAGCCGGGTGAGAGGCTGCCTGCTGGGCGGTGCGCTCGGCGACGCGCTGGGAGCGCCCGTCGAGTTCGAGTCGATCCGCAGGATCCGGGAGCGGTACGGCCCGGAGGGCCTGACCGGACTGGCCGCCGACTGGCGCGGCAAGCTCGGCCTGATCACCGACGACACGCAGATGACGCTGTTCACCGTGGAGGGCCTGATCCGCCGGCCGGAGGTCGCCGGCCTGCGCCGGGCCTACCTGCGCTGGCTGGACACCCAGCAGTACCCCGCCCCTCCCCCGGCCAACGGGGTGATCCGCACCGGCTGGCTCCGCGAGCAGACCTGGCTCTACTCCCGGCGGGCTCCCGGCAACGCCTGCCTGTCGGGGCTGCGCAACGGGCAGGCCACCGCCCCCGCGCCGTTCGGCGAACGGGGGCCGGTCAACCCCGAGTCCAAGGGCTGCGGGACCGTCATGCGCTCGGCCCCCTTCGGCCTGCGCGCGCCGAGTCCTCAGCACGCATTCGAGCTGGCGGCCCGGTGCGCCCAGATCACCCATGGCCACCCCACCGGCTATCTCGCCGCCGGCGCCCTCGCCGCCGTCGTCCACTTCCTGGTGGCGGGCGAGCCGCTCGCGGAGGCCGTACGGCGGGCGGCGGATCTGCTGCTGACCTATCCCCGCCATGAGGAGACCACCCGGGCGCTGCGCGCCGCCGTGGACCTGGTGGCGACGGGCGCTCCCGGCCCGGAGAAGGTCGAGTCGCTCGGCGGGGCGTGGGTGGCGGAGGAGGCCCTGGCCATCGCGGTCTACTGCGCCCTGACGTATCCGGAGGCCGGCGACCTCCCGCAGGCGTTGCTCCTCGCGGTCAACCACTCCGGCGACAGCGACTCCACCGGGGCGATCTGCGGCAACCTGCTGGGAGCCCTGCACGGTGAGACGGCGCTCCCCGCCGGATGGCTCGCCCAACTGGAGGGCCGCGACGTCATCGCCGAACTGGCCGACGACTTCACCGCGCAGCCGGCCGGGGGGCCGGGGCACGAGAAGTATCCCCGCGACTGA
- a CDS encoding MerR family transcriptional regulator yields MRIGELSRRTGASERLLRYYEEQGLLRPARLPSGYRVYTQADADTVRRIRTLLVAGLNTATIAQVLPCVRDDGERLVPTCSDLLEDLHRERDRITRAMEDLESSRAMLDTVIAAAPQRVAEGMRRSIHSMSEPANTPPV; encoded by the coding sequence ATGAGGATCGGGGAGCTGTCCCGGCGGACCGGGGCGAGTGAGCGGCTGCTGCGCTACTACGAGGAGCAGGGGCTGCTGCGTCCGGCCCGGCTGCCCAGCGGCTATCGCGTGTACACCCAGGCCGATGCGGACACGGTGCGCCGGATCCGCACCCTGCTCGTCGCCGGGCTCAACACCGCCACGATCGCCCAGGTCCTGCCGTGCGTCCGCGACGACGGCGAACGCCTCGTCCCCACCTGCTCCGACCTGCTCGAAGACCTGCACAGGGAACGGGACCGCATCACCCGTGCGATGGAGGACCTGGAGTCCTCCCGCGCCATGCTCGACACCGTCATCGCCGCCGCGCCGCAGCGTGTCGCCGAGGGGATGCGCAGGTCCATCCACTCGATGTCGGAGCCGGCAAACACCCCGCCCGTGTAG
- a CDS encoding SDR family oxidoreductase produces MILVTGATGNVGRNVVRQLLDAGEKVRAITRNPESAGLPDGVEVLPGDLTRPETLPAALRGVEQAFLFPMFGSLDDFLRIGKESGLEQVVLLSSAAVTFPTSNWIGDRHLECERAVEESGLSWTHVRPGMFMANDLAWAAQTATGDVVRAPYGDAAAAPIDERDIAAVIVRALLDRQAGEAHLIGGTESLTQIERVRILGEAIGRPLRFEELPREQAREHMIGHLPPQAVDFMLDGLASAVGRPAEVSSVVEKVTGRPAHTYAQWAAHHADDFRRTSA; encoded by the coding sequence ATGATTCTGGTAACCGGCGCGACCGGAAACGTCGGCCGCAACGTGGTACGGCAACTGCTCGACGCGGGCGAGAAGGTGCGGGCGATCACCCGCAACCCGGAGAGCGCCGGGCTGCCGGACGGCGTCGAGGTGCTCCCCGGCGACCTGACCCGGCCCGAGACGCTGCCCGCCGCGCTGCGCGGGGTCGAGCAGGCCTTCCTCTTCCCCATGTTCGGCTCGCTGGACGACTTCCTCCGGATCGGGAAGGAGTCCGGGCTGGAGCAGGTCGTGCTGCTGTCCTCGGCGGCGGTGACCTTCCCGACGTCCAACTGGATCGGGGACCGGCACCTTGAGTGCGAGCGGGCGGTTGAGGAGTCCGGCCTGTCGTGGACCCATGTGCGGCCGGGCATGTTCATGGCCAACGACCTCGCGTGGGCCGCGCAGACCGCGACCGGCGACGTGGTCCGCGCGCCGTACGGGGACGCGGCCGCGGCGCCGATCGACGAGCGCGACATCGCCGCGGTCATCGTCCGCGCCCTGCTCGACCGGCAGGCCGGGGAGGCGCACCTGATCGGCGGGACGGAGTCGCTGACCCAGATCGAGCGGGTGCGGATCCTCGGCGAGGCGATCGGCCGCCCGCTGCGGTTCGAGGAGCTGCCGAGGGAGCAGGCCAGGGAGCACATGATCGGCCATCTCCCCCCGCAGGCGGTCGACTTCATGCTCGACGGGCTCGCCTCGGCGGTCGGCCGGCCGGCGGAGGTGTCGTCCGTCGTCGAGAAGGTCACCGGGCGCCCGGCGCACACCTACGCCCAGTGGGCCGCCCACCACGCGGACGACTTCCGCCGCACCTCGGCCTGA
- a CDS encoding MarR family winged helix-turn-helix transcriptional regulator: protein METTADDATPARLKGTPSWVLTHTATHAGRLLWEAFSTTDARRYHYALLAALEEFGPASQASLGRRCGIDRSYIVGAINELAAWGLVERDPDPADRRRNVITLTPAGGERLRELDEILAGVQDAIFAPLSSEERDQLTRLLARVLEHHDHRRGPSA, encoded by the coding sequence ATGGAGACGACGGCCGACGACGCCACCCCCGCCCGGCTGAAAGGCACTCCGAGCTGGGTTCTCACACACACCGCGACCCACGCCGGCCGGCTGCTGTGGGAGGCCTTCAGCACCACCGACGCCCGTCGTTACCACTACGCCCTGCTCGCCGCACTGGAGGAGTTCGGTCCCGCCAGCCAGGCGAGCCTGGGGCGCCGCTGCGGCATCGACCGCAGCTACATCGTCGGGGCGATCAACGAACTCGCCGCCTGGGGACTCGTCGAGCGCGACCCCGACCCGGCGGACCGCAGGCGCAACGTCATCACGCTCACCCCCGCCGGGGGCGAGCGGCTGCGGGAGCTCGACGAGATCCTCGCCGGGGTCCAGGACGCGATCTTCGCCCCTCTGTCGTCCGAGGAGCGGGACCAGCTGACCCGGCTGCTCGCCCGGGTCCTGGAGCACCACGACCACCGGCGAGGACCCTCCGCGTGA
- a CDS encoding asparagine synthase-related protein: MRVHLAVTVKRPGTPLPPTVLAVAREAITRAFPVPAATVTAHEWHSATGGTALLSWSNEPEGHGPPIISSAGGRVAGLTGHLAEPSEADRLLAAPRLGAAVLRTGGCFSIFRADDEELSAATGFTRACPVFHTETSDVHVVGSRALLVHLVARATETASSRPGIVWDLPALQSMVRIGYFLSDETPFDRVGALPPAAEIRIAAGRRTITVAPLPEARPKPTSKQGRRAQVAELADALLTAVRPLRDTPEPVRLSLTGGRDSRLLAALLHSAGIPFTTATSGPDDHPDVVIARRVAAALGVEHRAAEPKRSEDGADLIVPHPLVRSHNALAAGEGMISAYENVPGAVRFDPTPRMSGHGGEILRGGFLYNQAELDQGAVLRRVDTLFGKNADLLTRKAGEHGRALAAPWQDRCRADGVRVLDHLYLTYRVGRWHAASRASLLRTGNPVPPFLDNLVVRAALGIDPLWRRSEEVVHDVITAFAPQLRGVPVEGSSWRFETEHPDRTLMDRLRLRWRALGRPAVGDLPGAGGKPWNWRLSPSRELADLLWAGIAGPDTAGELAHVFDETGAATLSAAFPERRMDAVWNVYTVSTMLTGAFSTATPPSLPPLRVPAPAPR; encoded by the coding sequence TTGCGCGTCCATCTGGCAGTCACGGTCAAACGTCCGGGCACCCCGCTGCCTCCCACGGTGCTCGCCGTGGCCCGCGAGGCGATCACGCGGGCCTTCCCGGTACCGGCTGCGACCGTGACCGCACACGAGTGGCACTCCGCCACCGGCGGCACGGCGCTGCTCTCCTGGTCCAACGAACCCGAAGGCCACGGGCCGCCGATCATCAGCTCGGCCGGCGGCCGGGTGGCGGGCCTCACCGGGCATCTGGCCGAACCGTCCGAGGCGGACCGGCTGCTGGCCGCCCCCCGGCTGGGTGCGGCCGTCCTCCGTACCGGCGGTTGTTTCTCGATCTTCCGGGCCGATGACGAGGAGCTGAGCGCGGCCACCGGGTTCACCCGGGCGTGCCCGGTCTTCCACACCGAGACCTCGGACGTGCACGTCGTCGGCAGCCGGGCGCTGCTCGTCCACCTCGTCGCCCGCGCCACCGAGACCGCATCGAGCAGGCCCGGGATCGTCTGGGACCTGCCCGCGCTGCAGTCGATGGTGCGGATCGGCTACTTCCTCTCCGACGAGACGCCGTTCGACCGGGTCGGTGCGCTGCCGCCGGCGGCGGAGATAAGGATCGCGGCGGGCCGCCGTACCATCACGGTTGCCCCGCTCCCCGAGGCGCGTCCGAAACCGACCTCCAAGCAGGGGAGGCGGGCCCAGGTCGCCGAGCTCGCCGACGCGCTGCTCACCGCGGTGCGACCGCTACGGGACACCCCGGAGCCGGTACGGCTCTCGCTCACCGGCGGCCGGGACAGCCGGCTGCTCGCCGCGCTGCTGCACAGCGCCGGCATCCCGTTCACCACGGCGACCTCCGGGCCCGACGACCATCCGGACGTGGTGATCGCCCGGCGGGTGGCGGCGGCGCTCGGTGTCGAGCACCGCGCCGCCGAGCCGAAACGGTCCGAGGACGGCGCCGATCTGATCGTCCCCCATCCCCTCGTCCGCAGTCACAATGCGCTGGCCGCCGGCGAGGGCATGATCTCGGCGTACGAGAACGTCCCCGGTGCCGTGCGGTTCGATCCCACGCCCCGGATGTCCGGGCACGGCGGGGAGATCCTGCGGGGAGGCTTTCTGTACAACCAGGCCGAACTGGACCAGGGGGCCGTCCTGCGCCGGGTGGACACCCTCTTCGGCAAGAACGCCGACCTGCTGACGCGGAAGGCCGGGGAGCACGGCCGTGCGCTGGCCGCCCCGTGGCAGGACCGCTGCCGTGCGGACGGCGTGCGGGTGCTCGACCACCTGTATCTGACGTACCGGGTCGGCCGCTGGCACGCCGCGTCACGTGCGTCGCTGCTGCGCACCGGCAATCCCGTCCCGCCGTTCCTCGACAACCTGGTCGTCCGGGCCGCGTTGGGCATCGACCCGCTGTGGCGGCGCTCGGAGGAGGTCGTCCACGACGTGATCACCGCTTTCGCGCCGCAGCTGCGCGGCGTCCCCGTGGAGGGCAGCTCGTGGCGCTTCGAAACCGAGCATCCCGACCGCACGCTGATGGACCGGCTCCGCCTGCGGTGGCGGGCGCTCGGCCGTCCTGCCGTGGGCGATCTGCCCGGGGCGGGCGGGAAGCCCTGGAACTGGCGGCTGAGCCCTTCGCGGGAGCTGGCCGACCTGTTGTGGGCGGGCATCGCCGGCCCGGACACGGCCGGCGAACTCGCCCACGTCTTCGACGAGACCGGCGCGGCGACCCTGTCGGCGGCCTTCCCCGAACGGCGGATGGACGCCGTCTGGAACGTGTACACGGTCTCCACGATGCTGACGGGCGCCTTCTCCACCGCCACGCCGCCCAGCCTCCCACCGCTGCGCGTTCCCGCCCCGGCGCCCCGGTAG
- a CDS encoding PIN domain-containing protein, with protein sequence MTVPVAIADTSALLAIFNRRDMEHSACVKARAQIGHLVISPLVLAELDYLISSRIGQHAAFTVLDHIMGKIDVKRYEVPEVSPHLRTARALMSQYRSMDIGLTDAVNAALAAEFRTDAVLTLDREHFRTIRPLTSHDHFRLLPDDL encoded by the coding sequence ATGACCGTACCGGTCGCCATCGCGGACACGTCCGCGCTTCTGGCGATCTTCAACCGCCGGGACATGGAGCACTCAGCCTGCGTCAAGGCCCGCGCTCAGATAGGCCATCTGGTCATCTCCCCTCTGGTACTGGCCGAGCTCGACTACCTGATCAGCAGCAGAATCGGGCAGCACGCTGCCTTCACGGTCCTCGACCACATCATGGGCAAGATCGACGTGAAGCGATATGAGGTGCCGGAAGTCTCCCCACACCTACGTACCGCCCGTGCTCTCATGTCCCAGTACCGATCAATGGACATCGGCCTGACCGACGCCGTGAACGCGGCACTGGCCGCCGAGTTCCGCACGGACGCCGTGCTCACTCTGGACCGCGAACACTTCCGGACGATCCGCCCGCTGACCAGCCACGATCACTTCCGCCTCCTGCCCGACGACCTCTGA
- a CDS encoding MFS transporter, whose translation MSTAVTAPAPPDSRRWRALGAIAVGQFMIAVDATIMNISLPSAQRVLHLSDSGAQWVITVFALCYGGLLLLGGRLSDLIGRRNCLLIGLAGFAAASVLGGAAVNPAMLLLSRALQGLFGALFTPSALALLGTTFTTPAERGKAFGIYGTVMGSSSGIGLMLGGVLTDTLGWRWSMYVSVPIAVAAAVGIAHAVRPAPRLAGTRVDVAGAVLATSGFMALVFGLTRAGADGWSAPLTLGCLTAGVALLALFVLLESRVTQPLLPLRVVLDRSRGSAYLAVLCMAVGNFAAFFFLTFFMQNVLELSPLVTGLAFLPYTAAIMLAVRLARRLLERAPVRLLLCSGLLSTALALALFGLLRLDSGYAFPLLPILVLLGAGNGWVLVPANGTATLNAGPDTAVAGATVMTSMQIGASLGIALLGTAAGTATAAFLGSHPAATDLAGRATVHGYGVAGLAGAAFLCLAALTVFLVAGPKGSGGR comes from the coding sequence ATGAGTACAGCCGTCACGGCACCGGCCCCACCCGACTCACGACGCTGGCGGGCGCTGGGCGCGATCGCCGTCGGCCAGTTCATGATCGCGGTCGATGCCACGATCATGAACATCTCGCTGCCCTCCGCGCAGCGGGTCCTGCACCTGTCGGACTCCGGCGCGCAGTGGGTGATCACCGTCTTCGCCCTCTGCTACGGCGGGCTCCTCCTGCTCGGCGGCAGGCTGTCCGACCTGATCGGCCGCAGGAACTGCCTGCTGATCGGGCTGGCCGGGTTCGCCGCGGCCTCGGTCCTGGGCGGGGCGGCCGTCAACCCGGCCATGCTCCTGCTCTCCCGGGCGCTGCAGGGATTGTTCGGCGCCCTGTTCACCCCCTCCGCCCTCGCCCTGCTCGGCACCACGTTCACCACCCCCGCCGAGCGCGGCAAGGCTTTCGGGATTTACGGAACCGTGATGGGCAGCAGCTCCGGCATCGGCCTGATGCTCGGCGGGGTCCTCACCGACACCCTCGGCTGGCGCTGGAGCATGTACGTGAGTGTTCCCATCGCGGTCGCCGCCGCGGTCGGCATCGCCCATGCCGTCCGGCCCGCCCCCCGCCTGGCCGGAACCCGGGTGGACGTCGCCGGCGCGGTCCTGGCCACCTCCGGGTTCATGGCGCTGGTCTTCGGGCTCACCCGGGCCGGCGCAGACGGCTGGTCCGCGCCCCTCACCCTCGGCTGCCTCACGGCGGGCGTGGCCCTGCTGGCACTGTTCGTCCTCCTTGAGAGCCGGGTCACCCAGCCGCTGCTGCCGCTGCGCGTCGTCCTGGACCGCAGCCGGGGCAGCGCCTATCTCGCGGTCCTGTGCATGGCGGTGGGCAACTTCGCCGCGTTCTTCTTCCTCACCTTCTTCATGCAGAACGTCCTGGAACTCTCCCCCCTCGTGACCGGACTCGCCTTCCTGCCGTACACCGCCGCCATCATGCTCGCCGTACGCCTCGCCAGAAGGCTCCTGGAACGCGCCCCGGTGCGGCTGCTGCTCTGCTCGGGACTGCTGTCGACCGCCCTCGCGCTCGCGCTGTTCGGCCTGCTCCGCCTCGACAGCGGCTACGCGTTCCCGCTGCTGCCGATCCTCGTGCTGCTCGGAGCCGGCAACGGCTGGGTGCTGGTGCCCGCCAACGGGACCGCGACCCTCAACGCGGGGCCGGACACCGCGGTGGCCGGGGCCACCGTGATGACCTCGATGCAGATCGGCGCCTCACTCGGCATCGCGCTGCTCGGCACCGCCGCCGGTACGGCGACCGCCGCCTTCCTCGGCTCCCACCCGGCGGCCACCGACCTGGCCGGACGCGCCACCGTGCACGGCTACGGCGTCGCCGGCCTGGCGGGCGCCGCCTTCCTCTGCCTGGCGGCGCTCACCGTCTTCCTCGTCGCCGGACCGAAGGGATCCGGCGGGCGATGA
- a CDS encoding type II toxin-antitoxin system Phd/YefM family antitoxin produces the protein METTAREFNQQSARILTAAEQGETVAVTKNGRHIATLVPAYQAEPPLPFPTDPMGDDDLPLFDGPADLSARADALLAEGFGR, from the coding sequence ATGGAGACCACTGCACGCGAGTTCAATCAGCAGTCCGCCCGAATCCTCACTGCGGCCGAGCAGGGCGAAACCGTCGCAGTGACGAAGAACGGCCGCCACATCGCCACATTGGTGCCCGCCTACCAGGCGGAACCGCCGCTCCCGTTCCCCACCGATCCGATGGGAGACGACGACCTCCCCCTGTTCGACGGACCCGCCGATCTTTCGGCCCGCGCCGACGCACTCCTGGCCGAGGGCTTCGGTCGATGA